aaaaaaagagctctATTTGCTGCATACTTGAAACGTCATTGATAATATGTCTAAAAAACATTCAGATGAAATTATGGAACATGTCAATGGTGGGAAAAAACATTCAGATGAAATTATGGAACATGTCAATGGTGGGATGGATCACTTTATATCCCCATACATGTTCATCTCCTCAAGCCCTCAGGCTTGTCTCTTTACCATCTCAAATCTTAAATTACGCAataaaaacaaactaaaatctCCAAGAAATGCCAAATGTTTTTGcctagaaaaagagggcaattACAAACAAAGAAACCCCTATATCTTAGAACAAACCACCAGGTTTCTTTGAACTTTCAATCTGTTGTAGTAACAATTTAGACCAATTTAAAAAGTCTAGGAGTTTCCCACCACCTGGTTGGTTGACATAGTCAGCTATATACACAAAACGGTGCCGTCACCCAAATGaacaaaaccaaaaacaaaGTACTATTATAATAGTACTTGGTAAACAAGAGAAAGCATAACTAATTTCCTACAATTTGTAAGATTGTCTCACGTGGCTGCTGGCCATCCTTATAAGACCAACCTTTCACACTTGGAAGTCAGGAAACTCAATGGAACCATCCTCCCATTATTTTTCTAACAAGAATTTCCAGAATATTTTATTAGTATGgattttttggttttaattaTTACTATTATGTAACCTAAAAAATACTAACACAGAATCATTTACCAAAAGATGGAAAGTTCCACTTAATCAACAGAAATTAATTTACCAAATTGTCCATCATAATAACTCtaattcacttttttttaagATTTCAATTGTGTAcgcttttctttgattttgaaaaataaaaaaaaatgacacaAAATTCTCCACTTTTTGATAAAGCCCACAAACCATTTCAATACCTCCAACCCTAATATTTCGGCTGCTCTTCCAAACCATGCCCATATGCCCCGCGCGGGGTTTTTTTAGTCCACAGTCGTAACTTCTGTCTTCCCATCGACATCTCCTCCCACCTTCCTAGGGCTCTTTAATTATCTCTTCTTGTCCCACAAGTACCAGCCTGCCTACTATATAGCCTCTCATTCGAAATCTTCACtatctctctgtctctctctcttcaaAATCAGTTCAAGAAATTCTCAAAACGAAATGAAGATCATGCACAATCCTCGATCTCAACATGGAAAAATCCATGTTTTCTTCATCATGGTTTTTTTCATCTTGTTATCATCCTCAGCTGTGCCAAGAGTCGAGGCTCAgtcaaacaacaacaataacaacaacaacaacaacaacggCTTTCAAGGTCCCTATTCAAGTTTCAGCCCGTCCATGGCCATCATCATAGTGGTTCTTGTGGCGGCTCTGTTCTTTATGGGCTTCTTTTCCATCTACATCCGCCACTGCTCCGATCCCAACGCCAACAACAGCGTCAGAAATGTTCTGTCTATGCATCCCCGGCGGGCCAACGCTGCCTCCCGTGGCCTTGACCAGGCAGTGCTCGAGACTTTTCCGACATTTACCTACGCTGAAGTTAAGGATCACAAGGTTGGAAAAGGTGCTCTCGAGTGTGCCGTTTGCCTGAACGAGTTTGAAGAGCATGAAACGCTGCGTTTGATACCCAAGTGTGATCACGTATTTCACCCCGAGTGTatcgatgcttggttggaatCTCACGTGACTTGCCCGGTTTGTCGAGCTAATCTCACACCTCAGCCCGGCGATGAGTCGTCTTTTCATTTGCCGGAGATGACTACCTCGGAAAATCAAGAAAGCAACGGTGAAGGGAATGTGTCGGCAGACCCTGTGCAAGTTGTGTGTGAAGATCCGCCGGAGAGGCAAGAAACGGTTAGACCGCAGGTGAGCCGGAACTATAGCTTCGACATGAGGTCATCGAGAGCTGGGTCGATTAGGAGGCCAGGCAGAGGagtttttgggtttggaaggttTAGATCGCATTCTACCGGGCATTCTTTGGTTCAACCGGGGGAAAACATGGACCGGTTTACCTTAAGGTTGCCGgaggagaaaaggaaagaaatgatGAACCGAGCATTGTTGAACCGGACAAAGAGCTATGCAGTGCCTCTACCAAGGGACAGAAGTTCCAGAAAAGGTTATGGGATCGGTGGTGGCGAAGGAAGCAGTAGAGGAGCAAGGTCTTATAGAAGGGTTGAACCATTAGACCGAGATGCTCAATCAGATCGTTGGGTTTTTGCAAGGGTACCGTCTTTCTTCTCAAGGGCGCTCTCAATAAGGTCCCCTCGGGT
This portion of the Coffea arabica cultivar ET-39 chromosome 2e, Coffea Arabica ET-39 HiFi, whole genome shotgun sequence genome encodes:
- the LOC113732792 gene encoding E3 ubiquitin-protein ligase ATL6, whose amino-acid sequence is MKIMHNPRSQHGKIHVFFIMVFFILLSSSAVPRVEAQSNNNNNNNNNNNGFQGPYSSFSPSMAIIIVVLVAALFFMGFFSIYIRHCSDPNANNSVRNVLSMHPRRANAASRGLDQAVLETFPTFTYAEVKDHKVGKGALECAVCLNEFEEHETLRLIPKCDHVFHPECIDAWLESHVTCPVCRANLTPQPGDESSFHLPEMTTSENQESNGEGNVSADPVQVVCEDPPERQETVRPQVSRNYSFDMRSSRAGSIRRPGRGVFGFGRFRSHSTGHSLVQPGENMDRFTLRLPEEKRKEMMNRALLNRTKSYAVPLPRDRSSRKGYGIGGGEGSSRGARSYRRVEPLDRDAQSDRWVFARVPSFFSRALSIRSPRVTADNGEGSSKTEKTTVKMPSFKCLEPKEVDETSLVASDSTRPPV